A stretch of the Vitis vinifera cultivar Pinot Noir 40024 chromosome 16, ASM3070453v1 genome encodes the following:
- the CBF4 gene encoding dehydration-responsive element-binding protein 1B → MNTTSPPYSDPHPLVCNWDSLNLPDSDGGSEELMLASTHPKKRAGRKKFRETRHPVYRGVRRRNSGKWVCEVREPNKTSRIWLGTFPTAEMAARAHDVAALALRGRGACLNFADSAWRLHVPSSRDAKDIQKAAAEAAEAFRPMENDGVMQDERREESEVRTPDNVFVMDEEDVFGMPGLLVNMAEGLLMPPPHSVADGYGGDDMAADADMSLWSYSI, encoded by the coding sequence ATGAATACTACTTCTCCACCATATTCCGACCCTCACCCGCTCGTATGCAATTGGGATTCCCTGAATTTGCCTGATTCTGATGGAGGCAGCGAAGAGTTGATGCTGGCCTCCACACACCCGAAGAAGCGGGCTGGGAGGAAGAAGTTTCGGGAGACGCGGCACCCTGTGTACCGCGGCGTGCGGCGGAGGAACTCCGGGAAGTGGGTATGCGAGGTGAGGGAGCCCAACAAGACGTCCAGGATATGGCTGGGGACGTTTCCGACGGCGGAGATGGCTGCGCGCGCGCACGACGTGGCGGCATTGGCGCTGAGGGGACGTGGGGCTTGCCTCAATTTTGCGGACTCTGCGTGGCGGCTGCATGTGCCTAGCTCCCGCGACGCCAAGGACATTCAGAAGGCGGCAGCGGAGGCGGCGGAGGCGTTTAGGCCAATGGAGAATGATGGGGTTATGCAAGATGAGAGGAGGGAAGAGAGTGAGGTGAGGACGCCGGATAATGTGTTTGTTATGGATGAGGAGGACGTTTTTGGAATGCCGGGTCTGCTGGTGAATATGGCTGAGGGTCTGCTGATGCCTCCGCCGCATAGCGTGGCGGATGGCTACGGTGGAGATGACATGGCGGCGGATGCTGACATGTCGTTATGGAGTTACTCTATTTAG